The Chitinophaga sp. H8 genome contains a region encoding:
- a CDS encoding L-histidine N(alpha)-methyltransferase, whose product MNTTTVITTLRNHSAYAKTSNTFYKDVLQGLTASPKYLDSKYFYDAHGDLLFQQIMHCPEYYLTNCEMEILTQQASTIVNTLKKHTNGFDVVELGAGDATKSFHLLQQLIAAAIDFTYFPIDISGNVIATLKKQLPVKLPHLQLHGLHGEYFDMLQEAAEISEKNKVVLFMGANIGNFTIETARQFCKQLRNYLRPGDLLLTGFDLKKNPQQILNAYNDKQGITKAFNLNLLQRINRELGADFNTYNFDHYPTYDPGTGACKSYLVSLVKQRVNIGEDTFIDFRENETIYMEISQKYSLEETDRLAAITGFTPIAQFFDKKRWFVDCLWKCS is encoded by the coding sequence ATGAATACCACCACTGTAATCACCACGCTACGTAACCACAGTGCATACGCAAAAACATCCAATACTTTTTACAAAGATGTGCTGCAGGGCCTCACCGCATCCCCCAAATACCTGGACTCCAAGTATTTTTATGATGCACATGGCGATCTCCTGTTCCAGCAAATCATGCATTGCCCGGAATACTATCTTACCAACTGTGAAATGGAAATCCTGACACAGCAAGCCAGTACTATCGTAAATACCTTAAAGAAACATACCAATGGTTTTGATGTGGTAGAACTGGGTGCGGGAGATGCGACTAAGTCATTTCACCTGCTGCAGCAACTGATCGCGGCAGCTATTGACTTTACCTACTTCCCTATCGATATTTCCGGGAATGTGATCGCTACATTAAAAAAACAACTACCAGTCAAGCTCCCCCATCTTCAGCTCCACGGCCTGCATGGAGAATACTTTGACATGCTGCAGGAAGCTGCTGAGATATCAGAAAAAAATAAAGTAGTGCTGTTCATGGGGGCTAATATTGGTAACTTTACCATTGAAACGGCCCGGCAATTTTGTAAACAGCTGCGCAACTACTTACGACCTGGTGACCTGCTGTTAACCGGTTTTGACCTGAAAAAAAATCCCCAGCAGATACTTAATGCCTATAATGACAAACAGGGTATTACCAAAGCGTTTAACCTGAATCTGTTACAACGTATTAACCGTGAGCTGGGCGCAGATTTCAATACTTACAATTTTGATCATTATCCTACTTATGACCCAGGTACTGGTGCCTGCAAAAGTTATCTGGTAAGTCTGGTTAAGCAAAGGGTCAATATTGGTGAGGATACCTTTATTGATTTCAGGGAAAATGAAACCATCTACATGGAAATCTCTCAGAAATACAGTCTTGAAGAAACGGATCGGTTAGCCGCGATTACAGGTTTTACGCCAATAGCACAATTCTTTGATAAAAAAAGATGGTTTGTGGATTGCCTCTGGAAATGTAGCTGA
- the egtB gene encoding ergothioneine biosynthesis protein EgtB, whose translation MQLINDFKTVRQRTIQICAPLKTEDYVVQPVVDVSPPKWHLGHTTWFFETFLLQPYAKDYTIYDADYNFVFNSYYETIGARVIRTDRGNLSRPAVEDVLRYREHVDAAMERFLRQPLSEEIMALVILGLNHEEQHQELLYTDIKYILGHNPLFPAYSSTAAPQVAATDTPAMLSVKEGIYEIGYHDKGFCFDNELGRHKVYLQHYTISNVLVTNQEYTAFIHAGGYSNFRYWHAEGWDWVKNNQITAPLYWYQVNGQWMHYTWQGLQPLDPEGILCHISFYEAAAFAAWKEMRLPTEFEWEAAAAQFNWGARWEWTESAYLPYPGFIKAPGAIGEYNGKFMVNQMVLRGASEVTSPGHSRISYRNFFHPHLRWQFTGIRLAR comes from the coding sequence ATGCAACTGATAAACGATTTTAAAACAGTACGGCAACGCACCATACAGATATGCGCACCATTGAAAACAGAGGACTATGTAGTACAGCCGGTTGTAGATGTGAGCCCTCCCAAATGGCATCTGGGGCATACCACCTGGTTTTTTGAAACCTTCCTGCTACAGCCTTATGCAAAGGATTATACAATCTACGATGCGGACTACAATTTTGTTTTTAACAGCTACTATGAAACAATAGGCGCCCGGGTGATACGTACCGACAGGGGCAACCTGAGCCGCCCGGCAGTAGAAGATGTATTGCGCTACCGGGAACACGTAGATGCTGCTATGGAGCGTTTTCTGCGACAGCCGCTTTCCGAAGAAATAATGGCACTGGTAATCCTGGGATTGAATCATGAAGAACAACATCAGGAGCTGTTGTATACAGATATCAAATATATTCTCGGACACAACCCGTTATTTCCTGCATATAGTAGTACAGCAGCTCCACAAGTGGCAGCCACCGATACTCCCGCCATGCTATCCGTAAAAGAAGGGATTTATGAGATAGGCTATCATGATAAGGGGTTTTGTTTTGATAATGAATTAGGCAGGCATAAAGTATACCTGCAGCATTATACTATCAGCAATGTCCTGGTGACCAACCAGGAATACACTGCTTTTATACATGCAGGTGGTTATAGTAACTTTAGATACTGGCATGCAGAAGGATGGGATTGGGTAAAAAACAACCAGATAACAGCCCCGCTCTACTGGTACCAGGTAAATGGGCAATGGATGCACTACACCTGGCAGGGACTGCAGCCACTGGATCCGGAAGGTATCCTTTGCCATATCAGTTTCTATGAAGCGGCAGCTTTTGCAGCCTGGAAGGAAATGCGCCTGCCTACCGAATTTGAATGGGAAGCCGCGGCAGCACAATTTAATTGGGGGGCACGCTGGGAATGGACAGAAAGCGCCTATCTGCCCTACCCGGGATTTATCAAAGCACCAGGGGCTATTGGAGAATATAATGGTAAATTTATGGTCAATCAGATGGTACTCCGGGGCGCCTCCGAAGTAACTTCTCCGGGACATAGCCGTATCAGCTACCGTAATTTTTTTCATCCACACCTGCGCTGGCAATTTACAGGAATCAGATTAGCCAGGTAA
- a CDS encoding DinB family protein, which produces MKTPASSNANNLILIKTLQELLHGGQAHATFPDAVKDLPIKLQGVVPEGMPYSIWQLVEHIRITQWDILEFSYNPQHESPTWPEGYWPAEAIPPNKTAWKDSIAQIDKDLKAFIALLKAPDSDLYTPFSWGSGQTLLREAMLIADHTSYHTGEIIVIRRMLGAWK; this is translated from the coding sequence ATGAAAACACCTGCTTCTTCCAATGCCAATAACCTGATACTGATCAAAACATTGCAGGAATTACTGCATGGCGGCCAGGCCCATGCCACATTCCCTGATGCTGTAAAAGACCTGCCCATAAAACTACAGGGGGTAGTACCGGAAGGAATGCCATATAGTATCTGGCAGCTTGTGGAGCATATCCGCATTACACAATGGGATATACTGGAGTTCTCATATAATCCCCAACACGAATCTCCCACATGGCCGGAAGGATACTGGCCTGCCGAAGCAATACCTCCCAACAAAACAGCGTGGAAGGACAGTATTGCACAGATTGATAAAGACCTCAAAGCATTTATAGCATTATTAAAAGCACCGGATAGTGACCTCTATACTCCCTTTTCCTGGGGCTCCGGACAGACTTTACTACGGGAAGCTATGCTGATAGCAGATCATACCAGCTACCACACCGGAGAAATAATTGTGATCAGAAGAATGTTAGGCGCCTGGAAATAA
- a CDS encoding 5'-nucleotidase, lipoprotein e(P4) family, with product MSKTLKCIVIQTGILIALLGGTGCKEKPVTVTAKAETAGLYPHGPLWGALWQQRAAEYKALCFQAYYTATLSLNELLKQPSKMPRAIVTDIDETVLDNSPYYVHQALNGEMYSDASWMEWTARVACDTVPGALSFLKYAASKGVKVFYITNRLEAERKITLENLQKWGFPDADDAHLTLKQTTSSKDERRNLVAAGHNIIMLLGDNLGDFATAFDKQTYENRDSLVVNGATQFGTRFIVLPNPMYGDWEEVLFKYGKDLSVAEKNEQLKKWVKNY from the coding sequence ATGAGCAAAACATTGAAGTGTATAGTTATACAGACAGGCATTCTTATTGCATTATTAGGAGGTACCGGCTGTAAGGAAAAGCCGGTGACTGTGACTGCTAAAGCAGAAACAGCAGGATTATACCCTCACGGGCCATTGTGGGGCGCTTTATGGCAGCAACGCGCTGCAGAATACAAAGCCTTATGCTTTCAGGCATATTACACCGCTACTTTAAGCTTAAATGAGTTGCTGAAGCAACCGTCCAAAATGCCGAGGGCTATTGTGACAGATATCGATGAAACAGTACTGGATAACAGTCCGTATTACGTTCATCAGGCTTTAAATGGAGAAATGTATTCTGATGCTTCCTGGATGGAATGGACAGCACGGGTAGCATGTGATACGGTGCCAGGCGCTTTATCTTTTTTAAAGTACGCTGCTTCAAAGGGGGTAAAGGTATTTTATATTACCAACCGGCTGGAAGCAGAACGCAAGATAACATTGGAGAACCTGCAGAAATGGGGATTCCCCGATGCTGATGACGCTCATCTCACCTTGAAGCAAACCACATCAAGTAAAGATGAACGGCGTAATCTGGTAGCTGCAGGTCATAACATCATTATGCTGCTGGGAGATAATCTGGGAGATTTTGCTACTGCATTTGACAAGCAAACATATGAAAACAGGGACAGTCTGGTAGTAAATGGGGCCACACAGTTTGGTACCCGTTTTATTGTGCTGCCTAACCCTATGTATGGCGACTGGGAAGAAGTATTGTTTAAGTATGGTAAAGATCTTTCTGTAGCAGAAAAGAATGAGCAATTAAAAAAATGGGTAAAGAATTATTAG
- a CDS encoding mercuric reductase, which produces MKQFDAIVIGSGQGGTPLAKKLAKAGWQTALIEKRAIGGTCINDGCTPTKAMIASAKAAYTIQNSASLGVFTQPAAVDIKKIVARKNEIVRSFRESSEKSLRETANLTLIEGEAFFSGKKLLTVNLRDGGTAALSADKIFLNVGATTNIPPVEGLKNVPYYTSTTLLDVEEIPRHLVILGGNYIGLEYGQMFKRFGSQVTILERSARILLHEDEDIAQSVKEILEQEDIHIHTNSSAQKIIQHPDHTLEITFTTNDTINIITASHLLVATGRTPQTAALQLHKTGVDMDDKGYIRVNDQLETNVPGIYALGDVKGGPAFTHISYNDYIILSENLLEHAGVSIKDRPVPYCMFTDPQLGRIGLTEQAAREKGYAVKVALISMDKVARAIETGQTQGCMKAVVNADTDELLGAAILGSEGGEVMSVLQMAMQGHITCKQLKKNVFAHPLYAESINNLFMKLDK; this is translated from the coding sequence ATGAAACAATTCGACGCCATTGTTATCGGATCCGGACAAGGAGGCACACCGCTGGCCAAAAAACTGGCTAAAGCAGGATGGCAAACTGCCTTAATAGAAAAACGCGCTATTGGGGGTACCTGCATCAATGATGGCTGTACGCCTACCAAGGCTATGATTGCCTCTGCCAAAGCAGCCTATACCATTCAAAACAGCGCCTCACTCGGTGTGTTTACACAACCAGCTGCTGTTGATATCAAAAAAATAGTAGCCCGGAAAAATGAGATTGTGCGATCATTCCGCGAAAGCAGTGAAAAAAGCCTCCGGGAAACCGCTAATCTCACGCTCATAGAAGGGGAAGCGTTCTTTTCAGGTAAAAAATTGCTGACTGTTAACTTGCGGGATGGAGGTACAGCAGCCCTTTCAGCAGATAAGATCTTCCTTAATGTGGGCGCTACCACCAATATTCCCCCGGTAGAAGGATTAAAAAATGTGCCTTACTATACCTCCACCACCCTGCTGGATGTGGAAGAAATACCCCGTCATCTGGTCATCCTTGGAGGTAATTATATTGGTCTTGAATATGGGCAAATGTTCAAACGGTTTGGCAGCCAGGTAACTATTCTCGAAAGAAGTGCCCGCATCCTGTTGCACGAAGATGAAGACATCGCCCAATCGGTCAAAGAAATACTGGAACAGGAAGATATCCACATTCACACCAACAGCTCTGCTCAAAAAATCATACAGCACCCCGACCATACACTGGAAATAACATTTACCACCAATGATACTATCAACATCATCACAGCTTCACATCTCCTGGTAGCTACAGGACGTACTCCGCAGACGGCTGCTTTGCAATTACATAAAACAGGGGTAGATATGGATGATAAAGGGTATATTAGAGTAAATGATCAGTTGGAAACAAATGTGCCGGGCATCTATGCGCTGGGCGATGTGAAAGGAGGCCCCGCTTTTACACATATTTCCTATAATGACTACATCATTTTATCTGAAAACCTGCTGGAGCATGCAGGTGTTTCTATCAAAGACAGGCCAGTGCCTTATTGCATGTTTACCGATCCCCAACTGGGCCGTATCGGACTTACTGAACAAGCAGCCAGGGAAAAGGGCTATGCTGTTAAGGTAGCTTTAATATCGATGGACAAGGTAGCCAGGGCTATTGAAACGGGGCAAACCCAAGGTTGTATGAAAGCAGTGGTAAATGCAGATACAGATGAGCTGTTAGGTGCTGCTATACTCGGATCAGAAGGTGGAGAAGTAATGTCTGTACTACAGATGGCCATGCAGGGCCATATCACCTGCAAACAACTCAAAAAAAATGTATTTGCGCATCCGCTTTATGCTGAATCAATTAACAATCTTTTCATGAAGCTGGATAAATGA
- a CDS encoding ABC transporter permease/substrate-binding protein: MQSSQPGFWEFIQQQSDKLLEQTLEHIGLTFISLLIAVLIGVPLGILIARKKQWAGTILSVAGILQTIPSIALLGFMIPLLGIGPRPAIVALFLYALLPIIRNTYTGIREVSSAVIEAATGMGMSPQQILYKVQLPLAMPVILAGIRTATVINVGVATLAAYIAAGGLGEFIFGGIALNNTNMILAGAIPAALLAILFDWLLGILQQQKLKKLNTAIWAMPAILLLLSSFYLLPKAYGSKLLAGFTAEFMGRQDGNIGLKNVYGLHLRTVVINDNIMYKAAYEKKLDVISGSSTDGRVRAFDLLVLQDDKNIFPPYYAAPIVLQETLDKYPELEPVLNSLSGIINDSIMTELNYQVDELKQNPQAVAKAFLTDKQLWKPARNGKKGTVTIGAKIFGDGYILANLYKFLVEGNTDLQVITKTGLGGTKICFEALTNKQIDMYPEYTGTGLMVILQTAQPVIDALIKDKQAVYDYVSRAFMQQYHIKWLKPVGFNNTYALMMRREQANALKIQSISDLKNYLVQQ; encoded by the coding sequence ATGCAGTCTTCACAACCGGGATTCTGGGAATTTATACAGCAACAATCCGACAAACTGCTGGAGCAAACGCTGGAACATATCGGGCTCACTTTTATTTCATTATTGATAGCTGTGCTCATAGGCGTACCATTAGGTATCCTTATTGCCCGTAAAAAACAATGGGCAGGTACCATACTCAGTGTAGCCGGGATTCTTCAGACTATTCCCAGCATTGCACTCCTTGGGTTTATGATCCCCTTATTGGGAATCGGTCCCCGGCCTGCTATTGTAGCATTATTCCTTTATGCATTATTACCTATTATCCGCAACACCTATACCGGCATCAGGGAGGTCAGCAGCGCAGTAATAGAAGCCGCTACCGGCATGGGCATGAGTCCGCAGCAAATATTGTATAAAGTACAACTACCATTGGCAATGCCTGTCATCCTTGCAGGTATCCGCACGGCAACGGTGATCAATGTGGGCGTAGCTACGCTGGCAGCCTATATTGCAGCAGGCGGATTAGGCGAGTTTATTTTTGGCGGGATCGCGCTCAACAATACCAACATGATCCTCGCAGGCGCTATTCCCGCCGCGCTGCTGGCCATCCTGTTCGACTGGCTGCTGGGTATACTTCAGCAACAGAAACTCAAAAAACTTAACACGGCCATATGGGCAATGCCTGCCATCCTGTTATTGCTTTCCTCTTTTTATTTGTTGCCCAAGGCTTATGGATCCAAACTACTAGCTGGCTTTACGGCAGAATTTATGGGCCGGCAGGATGGCAATATCGGGCTGAAAAATGTGTATGGGCTCCACCTCCGCACCGTGGTAATCAATGACAACATTATGTACAAAGCGGCCTACGAAAAGAAACTGGATGTTATCAGCGGCAGTAGCACGGATGGTCGTGTAAGGGCCTTCGACCTGTTGGTATTACAGGATGATAAAAATATTTTCCCGCCCTATTATGCCGCACCTATTGTACTTCAGGAAACCCTGGATAAATATCCTGAACTCGAACCGGTACTAAATAGCCTGTCCGGCATTATTAATGATAGTATAATGACGGAACTGAATTATCAGGTGGATGAGCTGAAGCAAAACCCCCAAGCAGTAGCGAAAGCATTCCTGACTGACAAACAATTATGGAAGCCCGCCCGCAATGGGAAGAAAGGTACTGTAACAATAGGAGCAAAAATATTTGGAGATGGCTATATCCTGGCAAATTTGTACAAATTCCTGGTGGAAGGTAATACGGATTTGCAGGTCATTACTAAAACAGGACTGGGCGGCACCAAAATATGCTTTGAGGCTTTAACCAATAAACAGATTGATATGTATCCTGAATATACAGGCACCGGACTGATGGTCATCCTCCAAACAGCGCAACCTGTTATAGATGCTCTGATAAAGGATAAACAGGCAGTATACGACTATGTAAGCAGAGCGTTTATGCAACAATACCATATTAAATGGCTGAAGCCTGTAGGATTTAATAACACCTACGCGCTCATGATGCGGCGGGAACAAGCGAACGCCCTAAAAATTCAATCTATTTCTGATCTGAAAAACTATTTAGTGCAGCAATAA
- a CDS encoding ABC transporter ATP-binding protein, giving the protein MIKVEHVSKYFGNDKMAVEDISFQVEAGETLVLLGTSGCGKTTTLRMINLLLTPSSGNIYVNGRNIKEQSPEILRRGIGYVMQDNGLFPHYTVAENIAVVPRLLKWETQRIQSRTTTLLQKLHLPPAEYQQAYPRQLSGGQQQRVGLARALAADPPVLLMDEPFGALDPVTRSNVRKEFKSLDELQKKTIIMVTHDVQEAFELGDRICLLNKGRIQQIGTPAALLFKPANDFVSTFFGSQRLQLELQTVTLQDIWAYLPVQNKTSKTGEKLLSASTSCWEALEVTSNGQPLIIQHHQENKQADNQLLMAAFSQYKNK; this is encoded by the coding sequence ATGATAAAAGTTGAACATGTAAGTAAATATTTCGGGAATGATAAGATGGCAGTGGAAGATATTTCTTTCCAGGTGGAGGCAGGAGAAACGCTGGTTCTGCTAGGTACCAGCGGTTGCGGGAAAACAACTACCCTGCGTATGATCAACCTTCTACTTACCCCTTCTTCCGGGAATATTTATGTCAATGGCCGGAATATTAAAGAACAATCACCTGAAATCCTGCGCAGGGGAATCGGATATGTGATGCAGGATAATGGCTTGTTCCCCCATTATACCGTAGCAGAAAATATTGCGGTCGTTCCCCGGCTGTTAAAATGGGAAACGCAGCGCATCCAATCACGCACCACCACACTTTTACAGAAACTACACCTGCCTCCGGCAGAATATCAGCAAGCCTATCCCCGCCAGCTTAGCGGCGGCCAGCAACAACGTGTAGGGCTGGCCCGCGCATTGGCAGCAGATCCTCCGGTACTGCTGATGGATGAACCCTTTGGTGCATTAGACCCGGTGACCCGCAGCAACGTACGCAAGGAATTTAAATCGCTGGATGAATTGCAAAAGAAAACGATCATCATGGTAACCCATGATGTACAGGAAGCATTTGAACTGGGTGACCGTATCTGCCTGCTGAACAAAGGACGCATACAGCAAATAGGCACGCCGGCAGCACTGCTCTTCAAACCTGCCAATGATTTTGTCAGTACTTTCTTTGGCTCACAACGCCTGCAGCTGGAATTGCAAACGGTTACCCTCCAGGACATATGGGCATATCTTCCTGTGCAAAATAAGACTTCTAAAACCGGCGAAAAACTACTTTCTGCCAGCACCAGCTGCTGGGAAGCGCTGGAAGTGACTTCCAATGGTCAGCCACTGATCATTCAACACCACCAGGAAAACAAACAAGCCGATAACCAATTACTCATGGCTGCATTCAGTCAGTATAAAAATAAGTAA